In one window of Archocentrus centrarchus isolate MPI-CPG fArcCen1 chromosome 11, fArcCen1, whole genome shotgun sequence DNA:
- the LOC115787654 gene encoding transcription termination factor 1, mitochondrial-like, translating into MAAVPGVMALLTLQRSVTLRHSFFGLIPIPLASTCFPTRLFSAAKESTESKSPVNPENESLLENLNLMGVDVRMARQRQPGVLRKAFTNEQGLAQFLQGKGASRKVIASIISRYPRAIPRSIEHLEQRWQLWRNIFKTDAEIVSIVDRSPESFFRSSDNDNLEKNIAYLVSLGLNTKDLHRLLTTAPRTFSNSLALNKQMVEFLEDICIELGGCNPEQFAKTVITRNLYILIRSTKRVKTNIDNLRASLKLKDSELLALLQSHGAEILDLSNEYLKKNFNSLEEKMTALGCRKADVKKLIISYPMILYIGPDTLSSKLDCLLKGGITIKQILEKPKVLDYSTQNITGRLKELRRVGYDFQKNGINILDSSRKRFDAKIEKLSASPDELM; encoded by the coding sequence ATGGCAGCAGTTCCTGGAGTGATGGCCCTCCTCACCCTGCAACGATCAGTGACGTTGCGGCACAGCTTTTTTGGCTTAATTCCAATACCTTTGGCATCAACCTGCTTTCCCACGAGGCTTTTCAGTGCTGCTAAAGAAAGTACTGAATCAAAATCACCAGTAAACCCAGAGAATGAATCTTTGCTTGAGAACCTGAATCTCATGGGAGTTGATGTGAGGATGGCACGCCAGCGTCAACCTGGGGTGCTTCGTAAAGCCTTCACTAATGAGCAAGGCCTTGCTCAGTTCCTGCAAGGAAAAGGCGCCAGTCGCAAAGTGATTGCCAGCATCATATCCCGCTATCCCCGTGCCATCCCCCGCTCCATTGAACACTTGGAGCAACGCTGGCAGCTGTGGAGGAACATCTTCAAGACGGACGCAGAAATCGTGAGCATCGTGGATCGCTCGCCTGAGTCATTTTTTCGCTCCAGTGATAACGACAACTTGGAGAAGAACATAGCTTATCTCGTCTCACTAGGACTAAACACAAAAGACCTCCACCGGCTGCTGACCACAGCACCACGGACGTTTTCCAACAGCTTAGCGCTCAACAAGCAAATGGTGGAATTTCTGGAAGATATCTGTATAGAGCTCGGTGGATGTAACCCAGAGCAGTTTGCAAAAACCGTCATAACCAGAAACCTCTACATTCTCATCAGAAGCACTAAGAGAGTCAAGACAAACATAGACAACCTGAGAGCATCTCTTAAGTTGAAGGATTCAGAGCTGCTGGCTCTTCTTCAAAGCCACGGGGCAGAAATTCTGGACCTTTCTAATGAGTACCTAAAAAAGAATTTTAACAGCCTGGAGGAGAAGATGACTGCTCTTGGGTGTCGGAAAGCTGACGTAAAAAAACTGATCATCAGCTATCCGATGATTCTCTACATTGGGCCTGACACACTGAGCTCTAAACTAGACTGTCTCCTAAAAGGAGGAATAACAATTAAGCAGATACTGGAAAAGCCCAAAGTTTTAGACTACAGCACACAAAACATTACAGGGCGACTAAAGGAACTGCGAAGAGTGGGCTATGACTTCCAGAAGAATGGCATCAATATCCTGGATTCAAGTCGAAAGCGGTTCGATGCAAAGATAGAAAAGCTTTCTGCCTCACCAGATGAATTAATGTAG